One Burkholderia cepacia genomic window carries:
- the avs1b gene encoding AVAST type 1 anti-phage system protease Avs1b, translated as MTEDEIKQATCLVAGKNESGTGWLIKADLVLTAYHCVETAIRDGAQVTVRFGIGSSAIELTVAVGKHDEDLDICLLHLSTPLSVEPIPINVDGLRPGEKWFAFGYPAAKLLLGHVVRGEIQQVLPERVHGVDLDLSIEPGTHLSDYHGFSGAPFMVGAACKGLLRLNVDSAIGGLSFSILKPFFLANGLLPDEPTDNDDPVTIGTRPAFNTLFESAISTKRGGYVFIEGSHGIGKSTYCQQFSPELPELDKLGVYQFTERVRGSTPAHQAQPEVFFDWANSLLSERATGKPARLMELSYSQLIQSTNEVLQSLANRCAKVGKVGVLFIDGINEAAAAGEETLKRFINLLPQEVPDGLVVAITGVGLDSIASSLGTLLQSAERLTLPTLDRDIQYGVCLGFLDKEKSTTEIIGALCDRAMGHPLYLRYLADLVNSGATQGDIAELPVFSGSIQDYYETIWAKLVQNADVVNLLGILARLRWGIPTSNLTSMLTAAESGVFPSTLLRVRHLLANPENTEIYHPSFSEFVVHKTASIDEWVHERLAGFCSSRASGDYGILNKLYHGLRGGPESLLLAIPNCQQAWVDDSVLLGAEPDVLLADIDEALSAATSVGSAIDIIRLLLLSQRLTFRYNTLFVQSAELVALALISIGKTDDALRHVVRNGRLVVSADEAFAVANALTQKGSSEQALKVLELVQREINKVFEKMGSENGVGIQEFLSAVNHRLHAFSLAHAAGDAPSFTRFLRAITEGFLFRPNGNFSREEGSGILRQLTGEITGAQLCLQGGYRPFLSLGVPVDVDLRHQLLLFLQSLAHAEMYSEHYGIVLEREMVDLLLADIERAIDAPLLPEDRQLFFIDALIEAGARPGIVETYSVGVDMGDETLPFYEKNRAEPDEAIFESAMLRLRASSFRQDGYATPSVHMPTKNDWEKTLEAIARAVAWCDGKGRRAMAIKDQPGLDAVWSFLADALLPCFAFNLESRIHWESSYFIPETVVPQLYRRVAKLVLDCFPTKAAVLLDAIEGNFAVQLGIYNEGFRQGLHEVLRLFIERRPEGLVADKVFSLVLRYRDYVSANVENRFELVPELLRIVPLFAMLDAHEEALRTYKSMLSFSMGPSWYKEDQLSMMTSTLEALPATTPVDASSLAQIAGLLERATGEMTFQRFIRADKGNFIGQLCHRSFFSDAVRYFQHQTCGTLSELFAQATSGNLDRVSTLVGMRFPGAALEEQAALLPLLRHSREQASWQLRWALLEVYQHGDERHLTDWGQEYAAIISQLVDCPDDLERAKDRVRSIANSLNNERAWLLLRSFVLSLPSNLQPDFVRLRDDVMSNLDASQIERLTSSFGLSYEQDEADKIPTPESDTNAPTDDVAEADAEDDRFFMPGTFGKRSTVRDARAQIDSARTLINRRNFSAATQECIRALQTLQAGGWSVWSNNHSGSDADRLIDAQVQNADELARLYGPLALEERHTQRWAVSSHLISLVGKKIDAAQQTALLAVAVDHVRQIVGDASAAPFAYIGSSAAGGASEALLELLLWTLDHPAWERRDSGAAMVLWVARTDGDWLSKLARLAVSMDRRNRADIASATLDILSREDPVGLWLRIEPYIELAHVIEECRHISRFTTFMRIVERASKRGIDSAVTAFRTLQERFPEDCPVSTPAPDRRPPNFVPLTLHKLWRDLSQLGLFTEGSLRAFAAQMVDSCLPLTVELAFELESLVAKGGREDSSLPTGRWASIVRYALNTALFQPMPASKLGNAEVVLRVYNPETLREPENGRDLLASLVACVESGSERNYVPSHGNLVFLDFQCLMEIEHRTTDVELTSHLVPPGHSQPAPPTPPSFKATELPRPGPDEPIAICGRALPTIAYFGSVSPAIPTPRFLQLVRAQASKTVRYHWRDGGTVTSLASSRRHENALLAIERDALALPEGWQMRWILRVNGKVRAVLHKL; from the coding sequence ATGACTGAAGACGAAATCAAGCAGGCTACGTGCCTAGTCGCGGGTAAGAACGAATCCGGAACCGGGTGGCTTATCAAGGCGGACCTCGTCCTCACGGCGTATCACTGCGTCGAAACCGCAATACGTGATGGCGCACAAGTGACTGTTCGGTTTGGAATTGGGTCGTCCGCTATTGAACTCACGGTGGCTGTGGGCAAACACGATGAAGACCTCGATATTTGCCTGCTGCATTTATCTACGCCGCTCAGCGTCGAACCCATACCCATTAATGTTGATGGCCTGCGTCCTGGCGAGAAGTGGTTCGCATTCGGCTACCCGGCAGCAAAACTACTGCTGGGCCATGTCGTCAGGGGAGAGATACAACAAGTGCTGCCCGAGCGGGTACATGGCGTCGACCTGGACCTGTCGATAGAGCCAGGAACGCATCTATCGGATTACCACGGGTTCTCCGGCGCCCCGTTCATGGTCGGCGCCGCCTGCAAAGGATTGCTGCGACTCAACGTAGACAGTGCCATCGGGGGCCTGAGCTTCTCCATTCTAAAGCCCTTCTTCCTAGCAAATGGCCTGCTGCCTGATGAGCCAACTGACAACGACGACCCTGTAACAATCGGAACGCGGCCTGCCTTTAACACACTTTTCGAATCCGCCATTTCCACCAAGCGCGGTGGCTATGTCTTCATCGAGGGCTCGCACGGTATCGGTAAGTCTACGTATTGCCAACAATTCAGCCCGGAGTTACCAGAGCTGGATAAGCTCGGCGTTTACCAATTTACTGAGCGTGTCCGTGGCTCAACGCCGGCGCACCAAGCCCAACCAGAGGTATTCTTCGACTGGGCAAATTCTCTACTTTCTGAAAGGGCCACGGGCAAGCCAGCCAGGCTAATGGAACTGTCGTACAGCCAGCTCATTCAGAGTACCAATGAGGTACTTCAGTCTTTGGCGAACCGTTGCGCGAAGGTGGGGAAAGTGGGCGTGCTCTTCATCGATGGAATCAATGAGGCTGCCGCTGCAGGGGAAGAAACGCTAAAGCGGTTTATCAATCTGCTACCACAAGAAGTGCCTGACGGCTTGGTGGTCGCCATCACTGGCGTCGGACTAGATTCAATTGCCAGCAGCCTTGGAACACTCCTTCAGAGTGCGGAGCGCTTGACCCTGCCCACCCTCGACCGCGACATCCAATACGGGGTATGCCTAGGATTTCTTGACAAGGAAAAATCCACGACCGAAATCATTGGCGCTCTTTGCGACAGGGCGATGGGACACCCGCTATATCTTCGGTATTTAGCCGACCTGGTGAACAGCGGGGCCACTCAGGGTGACATTGCTGAGCTGCCAGTTTTCAGCGGCTCCATTCAAGATTACTATGAGACCATCTGGGCGAAACTGGTGCAAAACGCGGATGTCGTCAACTTGCTTGGAATCCTTGCTCGCCTACGTTGGGGTATCCCGACCAGCAACCTGACAAGCATGTTGACCGCTGCCGAATCGGGTGTCTTCCCGTCCACACTCCTTCGTGTTCGGCATCTACTCGCCAATCCCGAGAATACTGAGATTTACCACCCCTCATTTTCAGAATTTGTCGTTCACAAGACAGCATCTATCGACGAATGGGTGCACGAGCGTCTTGCAGGCTTTTGCAGCTCGAGAGCAAGCGGCGACTATGGAATTCTTAACAAGCTTTACCACGGGCTGAGAGGCGGTCCAGAATCCCTGCTGCTGGCCATTCCCAACTGTCAGCAGGCGTGGGTTGACGACTCCGTGTTACTTGGCGCGGAACCAGACGTCTTGCTCGCGGACATTGATGAGGCCCTCAGTGCCGCTACCAGTGTCGGGAGTGCAATCGACATCATTCGGCTGCTGCTACTTTCCCAGCGCCTTACCTTTCGGTACAACACACTCTTTGTGCAGTCGGCAGAACTCGTCGCGTTGGCGCTCATCTCAATAGGAAAAACTGACGACGCGCTTAGGCATGTCGTTCGCAACGGCCGCCTTGTTGTCTCGGCAGATGAAGCTTTCGCAGTAGCAAACGCTTTAACCCAGAAAGGAAGCTCGGAACAAGCCTTAAAAGTCTTGGAGCTTGTTCAGCGCGAGATAAATAAAGTATTTGAAAAAATGGGTTCCGAGAACGGTGTCGGTATCCAAGAATTCCTCAGTGCGGTGAATCATCGACTGCATGCTTTTTCACTCGCACACGCCGCTGGCGACGCTCCATCATTCACGAGATTCCTTCGTGCCATTACTGAAGGCTTTTTGTTTCGCCCCAATGGAAACTTCTCGCGAGAGGAAGGGAGCGGAATACTTAGGCAGCTAACCGGCGAGATAACAGGGGCTCAGCTTTGCTTGCAGGGCGGGTATCGACCTTTCTTAAGCCTAGGCGTCCCTGTCGACGTTGATTTGCGTCATCAACTGCTCCTTTTTCTGCAGTCGCTGGCGCATGCCGAAATGTACTCAGAGCATTATGGAATAGTGCTTGAGCGCGAGATGGTCGACCTCTTGCTCGCCGACATCGAAAGAGCTATTGACGCGCCTCTACTCCCTGAGGACCGACAATTATTTTTTATAGATGCTTTGATTGAGGCTGGAGCCCGCCCCGGTATCGTCGAGACATACTCCGTGGGCGTAGATATGGGCGACGAAACGCTGCCCTTCTATGAGAAGAATCGAGCAGAGCCTGACGAAGCCATCTTCGAGAGTGCGATGCTACGCCTCCGCGCTTCCTCGTTCCGTCAGGACGGATATGCCACGCCTTCGGTGCATATGCCGACCAAGAATGATTGGGAGAAGACTCTCGAGGCCATCGCACGAGCAGTTGCATGGTGTGACGGCAAGGGCCGGAGGGCCATGGCGATAAAAGACCAACCCGGGCTGGATGCCGTATGGTCGTTTCTAGCCGATGCCCTACTTCCTTGCTTTGCGTTCAACCTTGAATCCCGTATTCACTGGGAGTCAAGCTACTTCATTCCCGAGACCGTGGTTCCGCAACTGTACCGGCGCGTTGCAAAGCTGGTGCTTGATTGTTTTCCGACGAAAGCAGCGGTCTTGCTCGACGCAATTGAGGGCAATTTCGCAGTACAGCTTGGCATCTACAACGAAGGTTTCCGGCAGGGGCTCCACGAGGTGCTGCGCCTCTTCATCGAGCGCCGTCCCGAAGGGCTAGTCGCGGACAAGGTCTTCTCACTCGTCTTGCGCTACAGGGATTACGTCTCAGCGAACGTTGAGAATAGGTTCGAACTGGTGCCAGAGCTTCTGCGAATTGTCCCGCTGTTCGCCATGCTGGACGCCCATGAGGAGGCTCTCCGAACCTATAAGTCGATGTTGTCGTTCTCGATGGGGCCAAGCTGGTACAAGGAAGACCAGTTATCCATGATGACCAGCACCTTGGAGGCGCTACCGGCTACGACGCCCGTTGATGCTTCGTCGCTAGCCCAAATCGCTGGCCTCTTGGAGAGAGCGACGGGCGAGATGACATTTCAAAGATTTATTCGCGCCGACAAGGGAAATTTCATCGGCCAGCTTTGCCATAGGTCGTTTTTCTCGGATGCTGTCCGATACTTCCAACATCAGACCTGTGGCACTCTCAGCGAGTTGTTCGCACAAGCAACGAGTGGCAACCTCGACCGCGTCTCAACCCTTGTTGGGATGCGGTTTCCAGGAGCAGCGTTGGAGGAGCAGGCTGCCCTGCTTCCGCTGTTGCGCCACAGTCGTGAACAGGCGAGCTGGCAGCTACGTTGGGCACTCCTCGAGGTGTATCAACATGGCGACGAACGGCACCTGACGGACTGGGGGCAAGAGTACGCTGCCATCATCTCGCAACTGGTTGATTGTCCTGACGACTTGGAGCGAGCAAAGGACCGGGTCCGCTCGATTGCAAATTCGTTGAATAATGAGCGCGCATGGCTACTATTGAGGAGTTTCGTTCTAAGTCTGCCGTCCAACCTTCAGCCGGACTTTGTGCGTCTCCGCGATGATGTGATGTCTAACCTGGACGCAAGCCAGATTGAACGGCTGACATCGAGTTTCGGTCTTAGCTATGAGCAAGATGAAGCGGATAAGATACCGACGCCTGAATCTGACACCAATGCGCCGACCGATGACGTGGCCGAAGCGGATGCCGAGGATGACCGCTTTTTCATGCCTGGTACTTTTGGAAAACGTTCGACAGTAAGAGACGCCCGTGCTCAAATTGATAGCGCACGTACACTGATAAACCGACGCAACTTCTCGGCGGCGACGCAAGAGTGCATACGGGCACTACAAACGTTGCAGGCAGGAGGATGGTCGGTCTGGTCGAACAACCATTCCGGCAGCGACGCCGACCGGCTCATCGACGCTCAAGTCCAGAACGCAGATGAGCTCGCCAGACTGTATGGCCCCCTGGCTCTCGAAGAGCGCCATACGCAACGGTGGGCGGTTTCATCCCACCTCATATCGCTGGTCGGAAAAAAGATTGACGCAGCCCAGCAGACGGCACTCTTGGCGGTAGCCGTTGACCACGTCAGGCAAATCGTGGGTGACGCCTCCGCGGCGCCGTTCGCATACATCGGTAGCTCTGCGGCGGGCGGCGCATCTGAGGCACTGCTCGAACTCTTGCTTTGGACTTTAGACCATCCGGCTTGGGAACGCCGTGATAGCGGCGCGGCGATGGTGCTGTGGGTTGCCCGTACGGACGGAGACTGGCTCTCAAAACTCGCCCGTCTTGCTGTCTCGATGGACAGGCGAAATAGGGCAGATATTGCCTCTGCTACCTTGGACATCCTCTCTCGTGAAGACCCGGTGGGGTTGTGGCTGCGCATCGAGCCCTACATCGAGCTTGCACATGTTATCGAGGAGTGTCGGCATATTAGCCGGTTCACAACGTTCATGCGAATCGTTGAGCGCGCGAGCAAACGTGGTATCGATTCGGCCGTGACGGCTTTTAGGACGCTGCAGGAGCGATTCCCCGAGGACTGCCCCGTCTCCACTCCTGCCCCCGATAGGAGACCGCCTAATTTTGTCCCGCTGACGCTGCACAAGCTCTGGCGTGACTTGTCCCAGCTCGGTCTTTTTACCGAAGGCAGCCTACGAGCTTTCGCAGCTCAGATGGTTGATTCATGTCTGCCGTTGACGGTCGAATTGGCCTTTGAGTTGGAGTCGCTCGTCGCGAAGGGTGGGCGAGAAGACTCGAGTCTTCCAACCGGCCGTTGGGCTTCAATCGTTCGCTATGCGCTGAATACCGCACTCTTTCAGCCCATGCCCGCCAGCAAGCTCGGAAATGCTGAGGTCGTGCTCAGAGTTTATAACCCAGAAACGCTTCGGGAGCCCGAGAACGGACGAGACCTGCTGGCAAGCCTCGTCGCGTGCGTGGAAAGCGGCAGCGAACGAAATTACGTGCCATCGCATGGGAACTTGGTCTTCCTCGATTTTCAATGCCTCATGGAGATTGAGCACCGTACCACTGACGTAGAGCTTACATCGCACCTTGTGCCTCCCGGCCACTCCCAGCCAGCACCACCTACGCCGCCTAGCTTCAAGGCAACGGAGCTGCCACGGCCCGGCCCCGATGAACCCATCGCTATTTGTGGCAGA